A single Inediibacterium massiliense DNA region contains:
- the rsgA gene encoding ribosome small subunit-dependent GTPase A: MIDGRIIKGIGGFYYVQSGKDVYECRARGKFRKEKIIPLVGDQVKIQVQENQKGVVEEILQRSTELIRPPVANIDQAMIVFAVKKPDPNLTLLDRFLVMAESREIDVVICFNKMDLSEEKCTNLKEIYSQAGYKVVATSVKENKGIDDVIETLKNRVTVFAGPSGVGKSSLLNSIQPNLSLQTGEISQKNKRGKHTTRHVELLPLDFGGWVLDTPGFSSLELDFSEEDLPFLFKEFNSLLGQCRFNGCKHINEPDCSVKDAVESGKISLSRYESYIQLLQEMSQKRRY, translated from the coding sequence ATGATTGATGGAAGGATTATAAAAGGGATCGGGGGATTTTATTATGTACAATCAGGGAAAGATGTTTATGAATGTAGAGCAAGAGGAAAGTTTAGAAAAGAAAAAATTATTCCTTTAGTGGGAGATCAAGTAAAGATTCAAGTTCAAGAAAACCAAAAAGGTGTTGTAGAAGAAATACTACAGAGGTCTACAGAGCTTATTAGGCCTCCTGTTGCAAACATCGATCAAGCTATGATTGTATTTGCTGTAAAAAAACCTGATCCAAATCTTACTTTATTAGATCGTTTTTTAGTTATGGCAGAAAGTAGAGAAATAGATGTGGTGATTTGCTTTAATAAAATGGATTTAAGTGAAGAAAAATGTACAAATTTAAAAGAAATTTATTCTCAAGCAGGATATAAAGTGGTAGCTACTAGTGTAAAAGAAAATAAGGGGATAGATGATGTAATAGAGACTTTGAAAAATAGAGTTACAGTTTTTGCAGGGCCTTCCGGAGTAGGAAAATCTTCATTACTTAATTCTATTCAACCGAATTTATCTTTACAAACAGGAGAAATTAGTCAAAAAAATAAAAGAGGAAAGCATACTACAAGACACGTAGAATTGCTTCCATTAGATTTTGGAGGGTGGGTATTAGATACTCCAGGATTTAGTTCCTTAGAGCTTGATTTTTCAGAAGAAGATCTTCCATTTTTATTCAAAGAGTTTAATTCTTTATTAGGACAATGCAGATTTAATGGATGTAAGCATATAAATGAGCCAGATTGTTCTGTAAAAGATGCAGTAGAAAGTGGAAAAATTAGTTTATCAAGATACGAAAGCTATATTCAATTATTACAGGAAATGAGTCAAAAGAGGAGGTATTAA
- the rpe gene encoding ribulose-phosphate 3-epimerase, whose product MAKLAPSILSADFSNLLEDIKKVENAGADLLHIDVMDGHFVPNITIGPLILQSIKGKTNLPFDVHLMIENPDLYIEEFVKKGADIITVHVEACPHLHRTIQNIKSYGVKAAVSLNPATSLSTIEYILEDVDMVLLMSVNPGFGGQKFIPSVIDKIKKLRKMIQEKNLNVEIEIDGGVKIDNAKDVVKAGAHILVAGSAVFGADDVSKAVRRFKEETSL is encoded by the coding sequence ATGGCAAAGTTAGCACCATCTATATTATCAGCAGATTTTTCAAATCTTTTAGAAGATATAAAAAAGGTAGAGAATGCAGGGGCGGATTTATTGCATATAGACGTAATGGATGGTCATTTTGTTCCCAATATTACAATAGGACCATTGATTTTACAAAGTATAAAAGGAAAAACAAATCTTCCTTTTGATGTACATTTAATGATAGAAAATCCAGATCTTTATATTGAAGAGTTTGTAAAGAAAGGAGCAGATATCATTACAGTACATGTAGAGGCATGTCCTCATCTACATAGAACGATACAAAATATAAAATCATATGGAGTAAAAGCAGCTGTCTCTTTAAACCCTGCAACAAGTTTAAGTACTATTGAATATATCCTAGAGGATGTAGACATGGTTTTACTCATGTCCGTAAATCCTGGATTTGGAGGTCAAAAATTTATTCCTTCTGTAATAGATAAGATTAAAAAATTAAGAAAAATGATCCAAGAAAAGAATCTAAATGTAGAGATTGAGATTGATGGAGGAGTTAAAATAGATAATGCCAAAGATGTGGTAAAGGCAGGAGCTCATATATTGGTTGCAGGTTCTGCTGTATTTGGAGCAGATGATGTATCCAAAGCAGTGAGAAGGTTTAAAGAAGAGACAAGCCTGTAG
- a CDS encoding thiamine diphosphokinase — translation MRCVIVTNGEILHYESIKNKMKDYDFLICADGGAKHLLKMDLVPHFIVGDLDSIDEEVKKYFQEKKVIFYKFPKEKDYTDTELAVEYALQKGATEILFLGAIGSRMDHTLANVTLLVDLLKKGIKAKIINEQNEIIATNKNIEIEGEKGEYLSIIPLCEKVEGITLKGLKYPLFEATISMGSSIGISNEFKEKKARIEIKKGIILIIKAKDKSPF, via the coding sequence ATGAGGTGTGTCATTGTTACAAATGGAGAGATCCTTCATTATGAAAGCATAAAGAATAAAATGAAAGATTATGATTTTTTAATTTGTGCTGATGGAGGAGCAAAACATCTATTAAAAATGGATCTAGTACCTCATTTTATTGTAGGTGATTTGGATTCTATTGACGAAGAGGTTAAAAAATATTTTCAAGAGAAAAAAGTGATATTTTATAAATTTCCTAAGGAAAAAGATTATACAGATACAGAACTAGCGGTAGAATATGCTCTTCAAAAAGGTGCAACAGAAATTTTATTTTTAGGAGCAATAGGAAGTAGAATGGATCATACTCTAGCCAACGTAACTTTATTGGTAGATTTATTAAAAAAAGGAATAAAGGCAAAGATTATTAATGAACAAAATGAAATCATAGCAACAAATAAAAATATAGAGATAGAAGGAGAAAAAGGAGAATATCTTTCTATCATTCCCCTATGTGAGAAAGTAGAAGGAATTACATTAAAGGGGCTAAAGTATCCACTTTTTGAGGCTACTATTTCTATGGGATCATCCATTGGCATTAGTAATGAATTTAAGGAAAAAAAGGCAAGGATTGAGATTAAAAAAGGAATCATTTTAATTATAAAAGCAAAAGACAAAAGCCCATTTTAA
- the rpmB gene encoding 50S ribosomal protein L28 encodes MSKACDVCGKGKISGNAVSHSNRHIRRSWSANIKKVKAIVDGSPKRIHVCTRCLRSNKVERAI; translated from the coding sequence ATGTCAAAAGCATGCGACGTATGTGGAAAAGGTAAAATATCTGGTAATGCAGTAAGTCACTCTAATCGTCATATCAGAAGATCTTGGAGTGCAAATATAAAAAAAGTAAAAGCTATCGTAGATGGTTCTCCAAAGAGAATTCATGTATGCACTAGATGTCTTCGTTCTAATAAGGTCGAAAGAGCTATATAG
- a CDS encoding Asp23/Gls24 family envelope stress response protein, which produces MSAKLVNELGNIFIDDEVLASIAGISAMECYGLVGMAKKSTGNGLVELLKRENLGKGVKVRSEEDQIIIDLFIVVQFGIRISTVAQNIIDKVKYNIETITGLKVETVNIHVQGVRVQK; this is translated from the coding sequence ATGAGTGCCAAATTAGTAAATGAATTAGGAAATATTTTCATAGATGATGAGGTTTTGGCAAGTATTGCTGGAATATCCGCAATGGAATGTTATGGATTAGTAGGCATGGCTAAAAAATCAACTGGAAATGGGTTAGTAGAACTTTTAAAAAGAGAAAATTTAGGGAAGGGAGTAAAGGTACGATCCGAAGAGGATCAGATTATTATAGATCTCTTTATTGTAGTACAGTTTGGAATTCGAATATCTACGGTTGCTCAAAATATCATTGACAAGGTAAAATATAATATTGAAACTATCACAGGATTAAAGGTAGAAACCGTAAATATTCATGTGCAAGGAGTTAGAGTACAAAAGTAA